In Styela clava chromosome 10, kaStyClav1.hap1.2, whole genome shotgun sequence, the sequence taatttatagtaTTTTCTTGACTTGCCGAAAGCATTTAACACCAAAACGATTTGGGAGAAAATTTCATTAAGAACTTCGATGTGATGCAATCTAATTCGTTTTTTTCAACAATGATATCTGAAAACATAGTTTGAGATGAATTGAAACATTTAATTTGAATGTTGCCTGCATGGTGAAAAAATTATGCAGCTTTATTTACTACAGGCAATGATTATTTTCAAAGGTATTGTTGAGCCAACAGCCACTTCGATCGCgcaaaattgattatattcCCTTTTTTCGAACTACTGCCAACAGAGCAATTAAACTTAAAACTCATGTTTATCGCCGATTGCAGTGGAAAGATATCTTTACTGAGATACGATTGTTGACCAAGggttaataaataatattctaatttgAAATGATATTGGATTAAATTTTCGACTGAGtttagcaaaaaaaattgaatcggCGTTCTTTCTAATTTTGGAAATGAATCTGTGGCCATTTGAGGAGTTATCCAAGGAATGCTTCAGCAAATAAAAATCACTCACTGCTCTGCCTACTCGATGGCGCCATTTAGTATGGTAGATTATGAAAAAAGCACTGCGAAAATCGATTTTAATGCTTTTCATGTGAATGGGTCATCGAAATTAAAAGGTCTAAGAGTTTGCTAAACTTGCAATTGTTACgtaatttttcacatttaacTGACGAGAcgatgttttaaaaatatatatataattgaaattgaaacacCAACTTTTGTAATAATGAATAGTTTTggatatttgatcaattataaTACTGTTATAGTTTTggatatttgatcaattataaTACTGTTATATTTTTGATTCCATATCGTACTAAATAACGAAGACATTTCCTAAGATAAATACACATAAATTACGAAGGGTTATGTGAATAGTGTTGTGAATTATATACAATAGAATATGAAAAAGGAGCCTTTAATTTGATAACATTTGCATAGTTGGAATGTTCCAAGAAGTGTTTAAGGAAGTTTTGACATTACTCAAAGCATTATCTAATGATTTAACATAAAAGTATGTAATTATAAAATACGGATCTAAACTATAATTAAATGAGAACAACAGCTTTAGTAATAATGAATAGTGAACATTTGATCTATAACAGTACTgctatattttttgattttatatcacactaaataacattttccaagaTAAATACACAAGAATTAAGAAGGGTTATGTGAATAAGGTGTGAAATAATATAATAGGATAAGAGGATATAGGATTTAAATATGATAACATTTGCATAGTTGTAATGTTCCAAAAGTAGTGTTTAGGCAAGTTTTGATATTACTCATTATATActgatttatttataaaagtGTCTGTATAGATAATACAGTCctttttttttacctaaaatAATGTTAGACAGCTCTCTACTTCTTTATACTTGTCTTATTTTGTGGCGAATAAGCAAAATCTTGCGATTTATTGTATTTAATTTTCCATTTCAGTAACGCCACCCATTCCTCCATGTCTTCTTCACATTCTGCACTGAAGTTCCAGTTTCTGCCTTCTGCCTCTAGTGCGAAACAATGGTTCTTGCCTGAATGTAATAATCTAGGTCAGGTTGGCTAGCAATTGTTACTAAACGGTtaacatattatattttcatcataAAAAAGTAGGATATGAGTCTTAGATTTTTTCAATATCTGCAATATCAATGATGAAATCAAGCTGTTGTTTTCTTCACACAAGTCTGTAGACGAAATTAGGTTAATTTCAAATGTGTATACCACTATGTGTTTCCGCCTGAAATAGGGCCCAAAGTGACAAAGGTCTATTACGACAACCACATCATCACATATTGTGAAAACACTCAAATGATGCAACGCAAATTTATCAAGGCATTTATTTATCTGCACATATATATAGGCCTAACCATTATGTTTCATTTGTCAGACATTGCCGGATTTCTAGAAACTACGCACAAGTTAGTCGATTGATATCAACAGATGCGATAGATGCGGCACGCCCTATTGATGCTAAGTTTTTCGGGCCTGTAACGCTGAGACGTTTTATACACCACAATGATCTGCAATAACTTTTTGGTCGAAACTTCAAAAAGTGGAAAGTCTTGCGAACGTTTCAAACCGTTTTGAACAGAATTAATACAGTTCGAGATCTCTAAAATAAACATTTGTGATTCTTAATAGGtgaatttatttcgattttccataAAAACGCCATAAACAAGGGAGCAACAAGAGAAAGATTCGGAAGGGAGACAAAACAAAGGTGACGTACGAATCAAGCGTTCTTTCACCAACGCACAAAAACTATACCACACAACGCACACAGATAATTCCCGCCAGTCGAACTTCAATCCTGTGATATATACATATACGTGAGCAGTGGAAATAAAGTGATTAACGTGGACATGTATTAGAacaggcattttaaatattacatagTCATCaaaccaaactaaaatattaCGCAAGTATAGTGTACACAATTACGCAAAACCCAAACACACAGCAAAATTAGTACGAATTCAAAACAAACAGATACTCTGAACAGTCGATTAGTTATTATGGCATAATAATAATTGACGTTCTGTATAATTTACGCGTCCATATAAGTCGAAACATATTGTACGAGTTAGGGATCAGCCTAGTCATATACTCGTGTTCGTCGAACCTTCCTGGTCGAACCTTAGGTGACTTTTGCTTTTACGGTCAAGTACCTCTTTAAAAACAAATCTCTATCGATGTTCTTTTCTATCCAATTGAGATCTATACTATGACTGTAAGTTGTAACTACACTTTACACTACGCAGTGTTCCTTTTTGAGCATTGCAAATATTATAGTAGCTAAGCTGACAAAGAAATCTGATACGAATATGCCGATtaccttttatttttatttccgtGCACttcgaacatttttttaaatcaattacaTTGATTGGTGTTTCTGAATTaatttcttcaaaatagctGAGTTTATTTTTAATGCAGACAAACCACCGATATTTCCAATTCTTCACAAAACCACcctaaatgaaaataataaaactaaaatggcAAGTTAATATTCAAATTGAGCACTCACTCCCAAATAACTACTCAAAAAATAATTCTACGCAAGTTCACACCCTCGTATCTATTCAAAAAACTCTATGGATTAGGATTATACCATGTTAAATCTAACTCAATTTAATAATATCTTGGTACAAGAAGTTGCACTAACAATTTTCTTACTAATCAGTGGCATTTTCCATATAAAAGATTCATAGGAAGCAGTTGTGCAAAACAAATACTGAACGGACTACACAGTGGGATACATTCATATGATATTCTCAAATGATGAAAAATTgctttcacaacaacaacaacaatattgtTAGAAAGAAATGcacggaattttatgatttgAACTTACTTCCTTTAGTGTTCGTGAGTTGGCAAAACCTTTTTGTTActcgtatatatattatttcaaatgatTGCAGCAAATACGAAACAAATTAAACGGCGCTTctatagtatgtgcaccaagatgacgcacaacctgaatcctaactgGGTACAGATACTATGTTCatgttgtgtgccatcttggagcacatacttctggaggttcAATTAAACTTACCGGTATATATCTAGTAATtgagaataaaaattgaaaacattctCTATAACTTGGTttgaattgataaaataaataactagTATATATACGCCAAGATATGATCTTACTTCCTTAAACAAATATCCTGCTTTGGTGGCAAGAGGTATGCCTTTCATTCTCGAATTCAAAGTGTCAACAGTTTCTTCTACTAATTCGGTTGACTGGAACCGAATCTCGTCATACCTGtgcaaaataaaatagatataaaATGAGAAGCCATGCTTGtacaattgcaaatttttgatTTCCGCTAATGCTTGGAGC encodes:
- the LOC120337880 gene encoding dual adapter for phosphotyrosine and 3-phosphotyrosine and 3-phosphoinositide-like is translated as MAGAPSNAIISQVPFFHGNLSRHLTEVLLMENGEEGSFLVRDSTEFGKKFCVSVRGKDEVKHFPLVFDNDVYYFGRSEFISLESLMRHFANQPVLRCRSANMGPHYIRGPEMTLKYPYPAIMEEPETYDEIRFQSTELVEETVDTLNSRMKGIPLATKAGYLFKEGGFVKNWKYRWFVCIKNKLSYFEEINSETPINVIDLKKCSKCTEIKIKGKNHCFALEAEGRNWNFSAECEEDMEEWVALLKWKIKYNKSQDFAYSPQNKTSIKK